TGTTTTGGCAAGCGATAACGGATTGGAGACGGGAAAAAAACAGAATATTATCCAAGTTTCTTTTTTATATTTTTCAAAGAAGATGTTCTACAACTTGCGACGGACCGACTCGATGCATCGATAAATCCAGGCAGGTCCTCATATTCAAATAATCGAAAAGTCACATTCCGAATATTAGATCTTGAGACTGTTCTCGATCATTCGTTCGAACGCCGTTCGGATTTATAATTTTTTAGAACATTACAATAATCTTTCCGAGAAAGGTTTAATTAGTTCTGCAAAAAAACAAAAGCCCGGAAAATTCCGGGCTTTCTGCTGATCTATTTCGGATAAGATCCGAATAATTAGGCTTGGACTCCGGGAAGGAATCCCCCGCCGTTCACTTCGATCAATTGTCCCGTAATGAAAGAGGAAAGATCGGAAGCCAAGAACGCAATTGTATTCGCGATATCATCCGGTTGTCCTGCTCTCTTTAAAGGGATCGCTGCCACCATTGCGGTACGGATCTTTTCAGGGATCGCATCCGTCATTTCAGTAGCGATAAATCCCGGAGCGATCGCGTTACAACGGATCTTACGGCCTGCCATTTCCAAAGCGACTGCTTTAGTCAGACCGATCACCCCTGCTTTAGAAGCGGAGTAGTTGGTTTGTCCGATATTTCCGTTCACTCCTGCTATGGAGGAAAGGTTTATAATGGATCCACCGTTCGGATTTTTAGCCATAAATTTTATAGCGGATTGGATACAGTTGAAAGTTCCAGTCAAGTTTACTGCAATTACAGCATCCCACTGTTCCTGTTTCATTCTGAGCATAAGAGTGTCTTTAGTGATACCGGCGTTGTTCACTAGAATGTCAATTGAACCGAAATTATCCACAACAGCTTGGATACCTGCTTGCGCGGATTCTGCATTTGCTACGTTTACAGCGACTCCGATCGCTTTTACACCTGTAGCTTTTGCGATCTCATCCGCAGTAGCTTTACTTGCCTCTTCGTTTAAGTCGGCTATGACAACGTTTGCGCCTGCTTGCGCGAGTTTAAGAGCGGTTGCTTTACCGATTCCGCGGGCAGCCCCGGTTATAATGGCGTTTTTGCCTTTCAAATCGATCATTGGTTTTTTCCTTACCAGATTCTGCGGTTAGCGTATTTTTCGGGCCTGGGGGGTCAAGTGGATTAGAACTTTGCCTTTTCTATATCTTCTTTGATGCGTTGGTTCACGTCCCTTTCGGCACATTCCACCACCACTCGAATCGCGTTTCGGACTGCGTGTGCATTGGAAGAACCATGACCGATCAAACAGGTCCCGTCTACGCCAAGAAGAAGCGCTCCGCCATATTCCGCGTAATCCAATCTTTTCTTGATCGCGGTGAATGTAGGTTTAAGAAGAAGCGCC
The window above is part of the Leptospira licerasiae serovar Varillal str. VAR 010 genome. Proteins encoded here:
- the fabG gene encoding 3-oxoacyl-ACP reductase FabG, yielding MIDLKGKNAIITGAARGIGKATALKLAQAGANVVIADLNEEASKATADEIAKATGVKAIGVAVNVANAESAQAGIQAVVDNFGSIDILVNNAGITKDTLMLRMKQEQWDAVIAVNLTGTFNCIQSAIKFMAKNPNGGSIINLSSIAGVNGNIGQTNYSASKAGVIGLTKAVALEMAGRKIRCNAIAPGFIATEMTDAIPEKIRTAMVAAIPLKRAGQPDDIANTIAFLASDLSSFITGQLIEVNGGGFLPGVQA